Proteins encoded by one window of Marixanthomonas sp. SCSIO 43207:
- a CDS encoding polyprenol monophosphomannose synthase — MSKALVVIPTYNEIENIERLVRNVFALRMNFHILVVDDNSPDGTAQAVEKLVTEYEDQLYILNRKEKSGLGTAYIAGFKWALQRDYEYIFEMDADFSHNPNDLIRLYNACRKNGADMSIGSRYVQGVNVVNWPMTRVLLSWGASKYVRFITGMNLYDTTAGFVCYKRKVLEKINLDKIQFVGYAFQIEMKFKAYLAKFKIEEVPVIFTDRTRGESKMDTRIISEAIFGVIKMKFKSLFGNTDFNEI; from the coding sequence ATGTCCAAAGCCCTCGTGGTTATTCCTACATACAATGAAATTGAAAACATTGAGCGGTTGGTGCGTAATGTTTTTGCTTTACGGATGAATTTCCACATTTTGGTAGTTGATGATAACTCACCAGACGGAACGGCACAAGCTGTTGAAAAACTCGTGACAGAATATGAAGATCAACTTTATATTTTAAACCGAAAAGAAAAATCTGGTCTGGGTACTGCATACATAGCAGGATTTAAGTGGGCACTACAAAGAGATTATGAATATATTTTTGAAATGGATGCCGATTTCTCTCATAATCCAAATGATTTAATTAGATTATACAATGCTTGCAGAAAAAACGGTGCAGACATGTCTATAGGCTCTAGGTATGTGCAAGGAGTAAATGTGGTAAACTGGCCTATGACACGAGTTTTATTGTCTTGGGGCGCTTCGAAATATGTTCGGTTTATTACCGGTATGAACCTTTATGATACAACAGCCGGTTTTGTTTGTTATAAAAGAAAAGTTTTGGAGAAAATCAATTTGGATAAAATACAATTTGTAGGTTATGCGTTTCAAATTGAAATGAAATTTAAAGCCTATTTGGCAAAATTTAAAATAGAAGAAGTCCCGGTTATTTTTACAGACAGAACTCGAGGCGAATCAAAAATGGACACTAGAATTATTTCTGAAGCCATTTTTGGAGTGATAAAAATGAAGTTTAAAAGCCTTTTTGGCAACACAGATTTTAATGAAATATAG